A portion of the Synechococcales cyanobacterium T60_A2020_003 genome contains these proteins:
- the obgE gene encoding GTPase ObgE, which translates to MQFIDQAEIEVIAGKGGDGIVAFRREKYVPAGGPSGGNGGQGGSVILVANPQLQTLLDFRYARVFKAQDGQRGGPKNMTGASGSDRLIEVPCGTVVYDAETEEVLGDLITSGQTLCVAKGGKGGLGNKYFLSNQNRAPEYALPGLEGEVRSLRLELKLLAEVGIIGLPNAGKSTLISALSAARPKIADYPFTTLVPNLGVVRKPTGDGTVFADIPGLIEGAHTGAGLGHDFLRHIERTRVLLHLVDLTASDPIADFHTIRAELDAYGHGLAERPQIVALNKVDATGFDGDVTESGQSAEAIAQALQPYTDYPVYIISAVSRTELDALLQQVWQVIDAVEEDSELPSLS; encoded by the coding sequence ATGCAGTTCATTGATCAGGCCGAAATTGAAGTTATTGCTGGAAAAGGCGGAGATGGCATTGTTGCCTTCCGGCGAGAGAAATATGTGCCTGCGGGTGGCCCCTCTGGCGGAAATGGGGGGCAGGGTGGCTCCGTTATTCTGGTTGCGAATCCTCAGCTACAGACGTTGCTAGATTTTCGCTATGCCCGCGTTTTTAAAGCTCAAGACGGACAGCGGGGTGGCCCCAAGAATATGACTGGGGCATCGGGTTCTGATCGCCTCATTGAGGTTCCCTGCGGTACGGTGGTCTACGATGCCGAAACCGAGGAGGTTTTGGGAGATTTGATCACCTCTGGTCAAACCCTTTGTGTGGCGAAGGGGGGGAAAGGGGGACTGGGCAATAAGTATTTTTTGAGCAATCAAAACCGTGCGCCTGAATATGCGTTGCCTGGTTTAGAAGGAGAGGTGCGATCGCTCCGTTTAGAACTGAAACTTTTGGCGGAGGTGGGCATTATTGGTCTACCCAATGCAGGGAAATCGACGTTAATTTCGGCGCTATCCGCTGCCCGACCCAAGATTGCCGATTATCCGTTTACCACCCTGGTTCCCAATCTGGGCGTTGTGCGGAAACCGACCGGAGATGGCACCGTCTTTGCTGACATTCCCGGATTGATCGAAGGTGCCCACACAGGTGCGGGATTGGGGCATGACTTCCTCCGCCACATCGAACGCACTCGCGTCCTGCTCCATCTAGTGGATTTGACTGCTAGCGATCCCATTGCCGACTTTCACACCATCCGAGCGGAACTGGATGCCTACGGGCATGGTCTTGCCGAACGTCCGCAGATTGTGGCGCTCAATAAGGTGGATGCCACGGGATTCGATGGAGACGTGACCGAATCGGGGCAAAGCGCAGAGGCGATCGCCCAAGCCTTGCAACCCTACACCGACTATCCGGTTTACATCATCTCGGCGGTATCGCGCACGGAACTAGATGCCCTGCTGCAACAGGTGTGGCAGGTGATTGATGCCGTTGAGGAAGACTCGGAGCTGCCGTCTTTAAGCTGA
- the rsfS gene encoding ribosome silencing factor translates to MTENPNLSRTASNTATPRSLHLVENDDSLNLAMTIAQAIDDRKGGDIALLKMADVSYLADYFVVATGFSNVQVRAIARSIEDAVEEQWHRVPIRSSGQADGRWVLMDYGDVVVHLFMPDERDFYGLESFWAHAERIPFEASA, encoded by the coding sequence ATGACTGAAAACCCAAACCTATCCCGCACTGCATCCAACACCGCAACCCCTAGGTCACTCCATCTCGTTGAGAATGATGACAGCCTAAACCTCGCGATGACCATTGCCCAGGCCATTGATGATCGGAAGGGAGGGGATATTGCGCTGCTGAAAATGGCAGATGTATCCTACCTAGCCGACTATTTTGTGGTCGCGACCGGATTCTCCAATGTCCAGGTGCGGGCGATCGCCCGTTCCATTGAAGACGCGGTGGAAGAGCAATGGCATCGGGTGCCTATCCGTTCTTCGGGGCAAGCGGACGGGCGATGGGTGCTGATGGATTACGGCGACGTCGTGGTACACCTCTTCATGCCCGATGAGCGAGACTTCTACGGGCTAGAGTCCTTCTGGGCGCACGCAGAGCGAATTCCCTTTGAGGCGTCAGCTTAA